Within the Oncorhynchus kisutch isolate 150728-3 linkage group LG13, Okis_V2, whole genome shotgun sequence genome, the region gaaaaagctagcctttgctttcctaactgcctgtgtatattggttcctaacttccctgaaaagttgcatatcgcgcgggctattcgatgctaatgcaatacgccacaggatgtttttgtgcttgtcaagggcagtcaggtctggagtgaaccaagggctatatctgttcctgtttctacattttttgaatgggtcatgcttatttaagatggtgaggaaagcacttttaaagaataaccaggcatcctcttctgacggaatgaggtcaatatccttccaggatacccgggccatgtcgattagaaaggcctgctcgctgaagtgttttagggagtgtttgacagtgatgagggagaCCCATTACAGAGGcagacaatgaggcagtgattgctaaGATCCTgcttgaagacagcagaggtgtatttagagggcaggttggtcaggatgatatctatgagggtgcccgtgtttacggatttggggttgtacctggtaggttcattgataatttgtgagagattgagggcatctagcttatattgtaggacggccgggtgTGAAGCATGTCCCAgattaggtcacctaacagtacgagctcAGAAGAttgatgggggggcaatcaattcacatatggtgtccagggcacagctgggggcagaaggtggtctataacaagcggcaacggtgagagatttgtttctggaaaggtggatttttagaagtatAAGCTTGAATTGTtggggcacagacctggatagtatgaccgaactctgcaggccatctctgcagtaaattgcaactccgccccctttggcagttctctaactataacattttccgacaagatagatgGAAATTTCGCGTTTTTTGGgggccttcctaaaccaggattcagacacggctaggacatccgggttggcagagtgtgctaaggcagtgaataaaataaacttagggaggaggcttctaatgttaacatacatgaaaccaaggcttttacggttacagaagtcaacacaTGAGAGCGCCTAGGGAATGGGAGAGGAGCTAggcgctgcagggcctgggtaAACTACTTTCACTACACAATCATGGTGTTTTAAGGCTTTCTGTTTTTACAGTGTAGGCctatgacatgtttttttttttatcagcacGAATTACTGTAGATtaagcaataaaagccccactcgTGGTCTTAAATTAAAGTCATTTTTGACGGTATGGAGCACAATACCAGGAACTCCCTCAAACTTGTTTTCCAAAGACTGGGGTTCTCACTAGGCAGCTGCTGTAAGAGCTTATTTTTCACTGACTCTCCACTGGTCGCAAACACAAGCTTGATAGGCAGTTTAAACTTCTTCAATTCAACCATTAAAATACACATATAGTCTACATTTGTGAAAagtcatccacaacaaccacaaactGTAAAGTGCAATAAGCTAAATGAGAGCAgaagtgtgattcacatcaatgagctatgtagatatcaataagcGATATCCGTATCGCCTgtggctacaccactgctgtcgtcttttacctccaagcgtttattcaagtcgGATAATCTTTGGATACCAACAGCAgttgcaccattggaagacatacagtagcttggactgtagcctacaagcCTATTCCTGCTATTTTCCCGCAATCCATCAAACcgatttggtgtgtcatcatagtggtctccgacttgtggtcagactcgctcaggctGAACAAATTTAAACTTGCACCTTTTTCCAATGCTGATTTGAAtttcattgagaaaacagaaaggtatCAAATGGACATTTCAtgaacatcctttctgaatttaaaaggcATCCTAGAAGTAGGCCTAATCGATTGATAAATTGATTGACAAAGTCATTCATATTTTGAAGAACTGAATGGGCTATGATAGCCTTTGGgctatgaaaaaaatatatatgcctCCTCGTCAAAATGACCTCAGTGGGTAGTATGAGATTTAATTGTGAAGATTATTGTTTTCTTGACAGCTACCACATAAATGTCAATAGCCAGGGAGACCCCATATATGTTCTatcattctcactcagatatcatattaattTGGCATAagtatggcaaaatgtgtagaattgcagcaaattcTCTTTAAAACAGAATTTTTTAAACCTCTGCCCCATGAGACAATTGCATGAATTTTGTTACAAAATTGCAAAACAATTATCTTcccccccatggcaaaatgtgtggaattgcaAGAAATAAACATACATTTGTCTCTCCGTCATCAAGAGGGGAGCCACTAACATGTTTTGCCGCGATGTGGGTGGCCCCCCAACCAAATCTCCCTTAGGGCCCCCCAAAATGccctgtcagtagtgttgttgCCCTGATAATTTGTTCAATTTCTGATATTGGATGGGGCCGTTGGGTCTGTTAATTGCCATCGCTCTTGCATTAGATGTACAGAATTGCTGGTCTTGATTATCCTCACCCAGTCTATGTATTTTTTAAGAGAGTGTAAACAACACAAACCTAGGCTTGTACATTCAtcattaaacacacacatgcacacacctgaGTGGCTGAAGTACAAGGTGACGCACTATGTTCCTGCTTTGTCCCATTTACCATACTGATAACAACAACCAAATAAAGAGATTGAAAGGACTGAAACTTCTACGCCCAGAAACCAAACATTTAACATTTCTCTCTATAAGGTGTTCCGACAGTTCCAAATGGGTGGGCAGAACGCAGGTACTCTTAGTCTCGCCATATTTCATGGAAATGGCATTGTCACCATATGATGATGTCACCATGGGTATAAGAGCAAAGGGCCCCGTGGCGCTCCCATTCACAGCTTTTCCCAAAGCTCACCCAGGATATCTAAGGCCCCAGTGGAGACTGACAGGGACTGAGCACCAGCAGGTAAGTGGCAGCAGATAACCATTGGGACTCTAGTCGGCTTGAATATGAATATTGAATGGTATCAGTGTGTGGAGGTGTAAACTGATTTAGAACTTTGTCCAAATGTCTTCTTCTCCCTGATAGTAATGGCTTATCAGAGTGAGATGGTGATCAGCTCCCAGCCTCAGGTCACCATCAACAACTACACCGTGGCCTCCTCTGGGTCCTCAGATTGGAGCTCCAACGTTTGTGACTGCTGCGATGACTGCGGCATCTGTGAgtccccctctgtgtgtgtaaAGTTATGCATGCACAATGTTTGCATTGTGTTGAGTACACTGTTTAAAAATCCATAGACTGGGTGAGGTTATTCGGTATCAGGAGTTCTGCACAACTAATGTAACCGTGATGACCTCTCAAACGGCCACACCAACAATTAATGGTGGAGACAGTGTGTGACTTTAAATGTTTTTTCTTCCAGGTCTGTGTGCGATCTTCGTGCCCTGTATCCTGGGCTGTAAAGTTGCACAGGACAATGGGGACAGTTGCTGTGTGCCTTTCCTCCCTGGAGCCTTGATCGCCCTGAGGACAAGCATCCGGAGCAAATACCGCATCTCTGTGAGTGACCCTACTACATCCTCAATACAAAACCTATGTCCAGGACCTAAATATA harbors:
- the cnfn gene encoding cornifelin homolog codes for the protein MAYQSEMVISSQPQVTINNYTVASSGSSDWSSNVCDCCDDCGICLCAIFVPCILGCKVAQDNGDSCCVPFLPGALIALRTSIRSKYRISGSVCDDWVVMTCLPFCGLCQMAREQKMRG